TGCAACTTCGGGTTATCTCCCAGGCTACCATCTTTAATTTAGCGGTAATGTCTTCTTTTTCGACTCGGCTCTCTCTAACCAATTCTCTTGTCATTGAACAAGTCCGATCTCGCTATCAGTCAAATAACATGCCGGGTCTTCAGCCCAGATGTCGCCGGAAACGGCCTCAGCACGCACCCGTAGGTTGCCATTGCACAACTCGAGGTACTGGCATCTGGCACAGCGTCCTTTGAGTAATCCCTTTCTGTCTTTGAGTCGGCGCATCAGCAGGTCTGAAGTATCCAGCCAGATATCGCCGAATTTACGCTGGCGCACGTTGCCGAATGAGTAGTGCTGCCAGAATTGGTCGGCGTGAACATTCCCCAGTTCGTCAACTGCTCCTATGCGGATGCCTGAATTATTGCCGCCATTGGCTCGGAGCAAAGCCAATACTTTCTCAGCACGTGCCGGGTCTTGTCTCTGCAGCTTAAGGTAAAGATAAACGCCATCGGCGTGATTGTCCACGGTAAGGACTTCTTTGGTAAGTCCACGCTGATAAAGGTCTATGGTGCGGTCACAGATTAAATCAACTACTGCCCTGGTTTGGGAATGGCTTAAGTCGTCTCTGATTAACTTGCCTGCTCGTCCCGCATAGGCAAGATGGTAAAAACAGATTCGCTCTACCCCCTCTCTTTCCACCAGGTCGAAGATAGCTGGTATTGCCATATAGTTGTAGCGAGTAATGGTCAATCTCAAGGAGACTCTTAGTCCCAGAACGACACAGGTTCGGATACCTTGTAAAGCAGCTTTGTAGGCGCCCTTTTTGCCCCGAAATCGGTCGTTTTTAGCACCTATGCCATCCAGACTTATGCCAACCTCGGCGAAGCTGGCATTTCTTATTTCATTGGCCAAACTCTCGGAGATAAGAGTGCCATTCGTTGACAGGACAGTCCTCATCCCTTGTTCTCTGGCAAAGTGGGCTAGCTTGAAGATATCCTGTCTGAGCAAAGGCTCACCGCCGGAAAAGAGAATTACGGGTACACCGAAATCTGCCAGGTCGTGGATGAATGATTTTGCCTGCTCGGTAGTTAAAACTCCAGCAGGGTCTTGTTCGCCGGCGCTACTGTAACAATGGACACAACAAAGATTGCATTTCCTGGTGCAGTTCCAGACGACGATAGGTCGTTGCCTATCGGCTTGGTGTCCTCTGTCGTAGCGAAGGCTGTCACCCGGCCCTACGGCATCACAGAGCAGCCTTGAAATTGAAATCATGCCACGGTTATTATACTTCCAAAGCTTGCCTTTAAGCTATTCTAAACCTTGCCAATACCGCCCATCCCAAAATCATAAATCACAAGCACCAAGCCCTAAACATATTCAAAGCACAAATTTCTAAATCCAAACCATTTTGAATTTGGGCAATTTGAATTTTGGCATTGTTTGAGATTTGGTATTTGAGATTTAGGATTTCCTATAGAGGGTGAGTTTTAGAAGTCACCTTTTGACTAATATGTGCCTTATATTTGCCTTCAGCTCCTTGGCATCAAACGGCTTCATCATGTAAGGTGTTTTTGTCTTGTCAAGAAAATCAATAGTACGTTTTCCCATGACATCGCCGGTGATGAAGGCTACCCTTTTCGTCAGAGATGGGGCTATCTTTTTAAATTGCTTGTATAGCTCGATACCACTCATGCCCGGCATCTTGATGTCAAGCAAGATGAGGCGGTATCTCTTGCTCTTGACCATTTTTAAAGCATCAGCGGCATTGTCCACAGTTTCCACCTGATGCCCTTCTTCGGTCAGCACCTGGCTTACTAACTGCCGTATCACTGGCTCATCGTCTACTACCAGTATCTTGGCTTTAGCCACCTTCTTGGGTTCTTCTATGACAGGCTCAGGCATCTCCAGCTGCTTGTCTTCAGTGGCTATGGGTAATTCCACAACAAAGGTAGCTCCTTTGCCCAACCGGCTTTCAACCCATATCCTGCCCTTATGTTCGGTCACTATGCCGTGGCAGACGCTTAAGCCAAGCCCTGTCCCTTGACCTACCTCTCTGGTGGTGAAGAAGGGGTCAAATATACTCCCTAGATTCTCATCAGCTATACCGGGACCGTTATCTTTAAATGATATCCGGATAGTGTTATCTATCTGCTCTGTCTTAATCGACAGTTTGCCCTTATCATGAGCTAATCTCATCTCGGTCTCGGCATTTATAATTAAATTGAGAAACACCTGCTGGAGTTGACCGGGGTCGGCGATGGTCATGGGTAAATCACGAGCCAGTTGGAGAGCAACCTTTATATTGCTGGATGCCAGCTCATAGGCTCGCAGGTCGAGTGTGGTATGTATAAGTTCGTTCATGTTGACGTATCTTTGCTCCGGCCTTGTCTGACGGGCGAAGACAAGCAGTTTTTTGACAATGCCGGCTACCCGCTGAGCACCTTCATTGATAATCTCCACATCTTGCCGCATATCCTTAAGGATATCTTTTCTGGCTAACAGCAGGTGAGCGTAGCCGATAACCCCGGTCAGTGGATTGTTTATCTCATGAGCGACACCCGAAGCCAGCTCACCGACAGAAGCCAAACGACTGGCGAGCTGAGCCTTCTGCTCCAGTTGCTTCCTTTCCTCTTCTGCCTTCTTGCGCTCGGAAAGGTCCCTGGTAAGGCCCCGAAAGCCAATTATCTCACCCTGCTCGTTTCGCAAAGGAAGGACCGATGTTTCGGAAAGATTTCGAGTTCCGTCCTTTTTGATGCTTATCCTATCAAACAATTTGATTGGCTCACCTGTACGATATACCTTATTGAATGCCTCAAACGCTCTTTGGGATTCCTCGGGTGGCGTGTACACCTTATAGTGCATCCCCATCAGCTCTTCTTTGGAATAGCCCAAGCGGCGACACAATGAATCGTTGAAGAAAGTGAATCTGCCGGCAAGGTCCATCTCAAAGTATGGCTCCTGCATTTCCTCCAGAACAGTCCGATATCTCTCCTCTGACTGCCTTAAAGCCTTCTCCATCTGTATGCGTTTGGTAACATCATGACTGACTCCACGAAAGCCGACAATCTCACCCTTCTTGTTTCGCAGAGGGAAAGCTGAGAGTTCACCCACTCCGGAACTGCCGTCTTTTCGGCCGAATTTAAAAGTGACGGCTCTGATTGACTGACCTTCCCGATATACCCGGTTAAAGGTCTTATAAATGTTTTCGGCATCATCACTAGCAATGATGGCCCGGAAGTTCATACCTATCAGCTCTTCTCTGGAATAGCCCAACTGACGACAGATAATATCGTTTACGAAGCTGAAATTGCCAGCCAGGCCAACTTCAAAATAATCATCCTGCATCTCCTCCAGTATAGTCCGGTACCTTTCCTCAGATTGCCTTAAATACTCATCCATCTGCATACGTTCGGTGACATCGCGGCCGACTCCCCGGAAGCCGATAATCTCACCTTTTTCATTTCGTATGGGAGTAACTGCGATTTCAACATGGCCTGTACTCCCGTCTTTCCGAACGGTTTTATAGGCGAGGTTGCTGATTGGCTTACCTGTTTGATAGACGTGATTGAATTTCTGATACACTATCTCCACATCTTCAGCAGAGGTGACGGCTCGATAGTTTATTCCCATCAGTTCACCGGGAGAATATCCCAGAACTTGATAGAATGAAGGATTGCCAAATGTAAAATTGCCGGCGAGGTCAACCTCAAAGTAAGCATCCTGTATCTCCTCCAATATAGTCCGATACCTCTCCTCTGACCGCCTTAAAGCTTCCTCCATCTGTACGCGTTCGGTAATATCACGACCGATTCCCCGAAAGCCGATTGCCTCGTCATTTTCATTCCGCGCAGGAAAAATTGAGAGTTCGCCAATCCTGTTACTGCCATCCCTTCGAACAGCTTGAAAGTGGAAATTTCTGACCGGCTGGCCCGTCTGATAGACCTTGTTGAAAGCCTTGAAGAGGTTTTGCTGTTCCTGCTCAGAGAAGATGGAACGGTAGCTCATTCCTGTTAGTTTCTCGCGTGAATGGTCCAGCAACTTCGCGCCTGTGTCGTTTACGGAGGTAAAAGTGCCAGCAAGGTCAACCTCATAGTAGCCCTCTTCTGTCTCCTCGAGAATAGTCCGATACCTCTCCTCCGACTGCCTTAAAGCTTCCTCCATCTGCATACGTTCGGTGACATCGCGGCCGACTCCACGAAAGCCGATTATCTCGCCATTCTCGTTTTGCATGGGGAAAGTTGAGAATTCACCCACTCCAAAACTGCCATCTTTTCGAACGATTTTGAAAGTAGAACCTCTGCTTGGCTGGCCTGTAAGATAGACCTGATTAAAGGACTTATAAACGTTTTCGACATCTTCACTAGGGAAGATGGCCCGGTAGTTCATTCCTATCATCTCTTCTCTGGAATACCCCATCTGGCGGCAATTGGCATCATTTACGAAGGTCCAATTGCCAGCCAGGTCAACTTCAAAGTAGTTATCCTGCATCTCGTCCAGTATAGTCCGATATCTTTCCTCTGATCGTCTCAGAGCTTCCTCCATCTGCGTATGTTCGGTAACATCATGGCTAACCCCGCGGAATCCAATCATCTCTCCCTTGTCATTTCGCTTTGGAAACACTGAGGTCTCGTTTAATCTTTTGCTCCCGTCCTTTCGGATAATTTCGTAATGCGTGTTTCTGATTGACTTACCTGTTCGGTAAACTTGATTGAATGTCTTGTACACTTTATCCACATCTCCAGCACTGGTATAGGCCCGATAATTCATCCCCATCATCTCTTTCTTGGAGTATCCTAGCAGGT
The Chloroflexota bacterium genome window above contains:
- a CDS encoding PAS domain S-box protein, whose amino-acid sequence is MKIKDDRLKKLPTGKQEASNVWERIASATTDLLSLVDRNYIYRAVNDSYLRAYNRSREEIVGHHISELLRPETFDKLVKGYLDRSFAGEQVRYQSWFNYPALGRRFMDVTYQHYFDIDGTISGVLVDSHDITDLHAAKTNLRQSEERYRTIMEEMKDGYFEVDLAGNFTFTNEAHCRNLGYSSEELIGMNYRADTAPEDVDKVYKAFNQIYLTGQPSRGITFKMTRKDGSTGLAEISAFPLKNEKDEIIGFRGVGRDVTEHAQTVEALRQSEAKYRTILEDIQEGYWETDIAGNFTSFNDAVRHLLGYSKKEMMGMNYRAYTSAGDVDKVYKTFNQVYRTGKSIRNTHYEIIRKDGSKRLNETSVFPKRNDKGEMIGFRGVSHDVTEHTQMEEALRRSEERYRTILDEMQDNYFEVDLAGNWTFVNDANCRQMGYSREEMIGMNYRAIFPSEDVENVYKSFNQVYLTGQPSRGSTFKIVRKDGSFGVGEFSTFPMQNENGEIIGFRGVGRDVTERMQMEEALRQSEERYRTILEETEEGYYEVDLAGTFTSVNDTGAKLLDHSREKLTGMSYRSIFSEQEQQNLFKAFNKVYQTGQPVRNFHFQAVRRDGSNRIGELSIFPARNENDEAIGFRGIGRDITERVQMEEALRRSEERYRTILEEIQDAYFEVDLAGNFTFGNPSFYQVLGYSPGELMGINYRAVTSAEDVEIVYQKFNHVYQTGKPISNLAYKTVRKDGSTGHVEIAVTPIRNEKGEIIGFRGVGRDVTERMQMDEYLRQSEERYRTILEEMQDDYFEVGLAGNFSFVNDIICRQLGYSREELIGMNFRAIIASDDAENIYKTFNRVYREGQSIRAVTFKFGRKDGSSGVGELSAFPLRNKKGEIVGFRGVSHDVTKRIQMEKALRQSEERYRTVLEEMQEPYFEMDLAGRFTFFNDSLCRRLGYSKEELMGMHYKVYTPPEESQRAFEAFNKVYRTGEPIKLFDRISIKKDGTRNLSETSVLPLRNEQGEIIGFRGLTRDLSERKKAEEERKQLEQKAQLASRLASVGELASGVAHEINNPLTGVIGYAHLLLARKDILKDMRQDVEIINEGAQRVAGIVKKLLVFARQTRPEQRYVNMNELIHTTLDLRAYELASSNIKVALQLARDLPMTIADPGQLQQVFLNLIINAETEMRLAHDKGKLSIKTEQIDNTIRISFKDNGPGIADENLGSIFDPFFTTREVGQGTGLGLSVCHGIVTEHKGRIWVESRLGKGATFVVELPIATEDKQLEMPEPVIEEPKKVAKAKILVVDDEPVIRQLVSQVLTEEGHQVETVDNAADALKMVKSKRYRLILLDIKMPGMSGIELYKQFKKIAPSLTKRVAFITGDVMGKRTIDFLDKTKTPYMMKPFDAKELKANIRHILVKR
- a CDS encoding radical SAM protein: MISISRLLCDAVGPGDSLRYDRGHQADRQRPIVVWNCTRKCNLCCVHCYSSAGEQDPAGVLTTEQAKSFIHDLADFGVPVILFSGGEPLLRQDIFKLAHFAREQGMRTVLSTNGTLISESLANEIRNASFAEVGISLDGIGAKNDRFRGKKGAYKAALQGIRTCVVLGLRVSLRLTITRYNYMAIPAIFDLVEREGVERICFYHLAYAGRAGKLIRDDLSHSQTRAVVDLICDRTIDLYQRGLTKEVLTVDNHADGVYLYLKLQRQDPARAEKVLALLRANGGNNSGIRIGAVDELGNVHADQFWQHYSFGNVRQRKFGDIWLDTSDLLMRRLKDRKGLLKGRCARCQYLELCNGNLRVRAEAVSGDIWAEDPACYLTDSEIGLVQ